A genomic region of Kribbella sp. NBC_00382 contains the following coding sequences:
- a CDS encoding nuclear transport factor 2 family protein, protein MTPEEVFLRLVHGVADRDFDALPALYAEQTDVRHPMSPYGEPPLLTRDALREHFSGRGPRVGEAVRFTPDAIRVHQTQDPEVIVAEFDYAGTVIATGESFKVPCIFVLRVRDGEIVESRDYVDHVAMARARGRLDELVAVLREPAAARGAS, encoded by the coding sequence ATGACTCCTGAAGAGGTCTTCCTGCGCCTGGTCCACGGCGTCGCCGATCGCGACTTCGACGCGCTGCCCGCCCTGTACGCCGAACAGACCGACGTCCGCCACCCGATGTCGCCGTACGGGGAGCCGCCGTTGCTCACGCGCGATGCGCTCCGCGAGCACTTCAGCGGCCGCGGCCCGCGGGTGGGGGAGGCGGTGCGGTTCACGCCGGACGCGATCCGGGTCCACCAGACCCAGGACCCGGAGGTGATCGTCGCCGAGTTCGACTACGCCGGGACGGTGATCGCGACGGGTGAGAGCTTCAAGGTGCCCTGCATCTTCGTACTACGGGTCCGCGACGGCGAGATCGTCGAATCGCGCGACTACGTCGACCACGTGGCGATGGCGCGCGCTCGTGGCCGGCTGGACGAACTTGTCGCAGTACTGCGGGAACCGGCGGCGGCGCGGGGTGCGTCGTAG
- a CDS encoding TetR/AcrR family transcriptional regulator — MRPLRADARDNRERILIAAEDVFGRSPNASTDEVAKLADVGIATVFRHFPTKVELLEAVLTQRLERLRDRALELAGEDDAGAAFFGFFSQVVAESASKLAISEALSAAGTVAGDEAKQAGRGMRDAFGTLLDRAQQAGAVRRDAAFPEVYALLVGASRGATATGLEPAARDRMLDLLYDGLRAGAKR, encoded by the coding sequence ATGAGGCCATTGCGCGCGGATGCCCGGGACAACCGGGAGCGGATCCTGATCGCCGCCGAGGACGTCTTCGGCCGGTCGCCGAACGCCTCGACCGACGAGGTCGCCAAGCTCGCCGACGTGGGGATCGCCACAGTCTTCCGGCACTTCCCGACCAAGGTCGAACTACTGGAAGCGGTACTGACGCAACGGCTGGAGCGGCTGCGCGACCGCGCCCTCGAACTCGCCGGCGAAGACGACGCGGGCGCCGCGTTCTTCGGCTTCTTCAGCCAGGTGGTCGCCGAATCGGCATCGAAGCTGGCCATCTCGGAGGCACTCAGCGCTGCGGGGACCGTCGCCGGCGACGAGGCGAAGCAAGCCGGCCGAGGGATGCGCGACGCCTTCGGGACGCTGCTCGATCGGGCTCAGCAGGCAGGCGCCGTACGCCGAGATGCCGCCTTCCCCGAGGTCTACGCCCTACTGGTCGGCGCCTCCCGTGGTGCGACCGCGACCGGCCTCGAACCAGCAGCCCGCGACCGCATGCTCGACCTCCTGTACGACGGCCTGCGGGCCGGTGCCAAGCGGTGA